One window of the Staphylococcus equorum genome contains the following:
- the sdaAB gene encoding L-serine ammonia-lyase, iron-sulfur-dependent subunit beta, with protein sequence MKYKTVFDIIGPTMVGPSSSHTAGAVRIGLVAKDLFNQLPKQADIYLYGSFMETYKGHGTDVALVGGLLGYDTDDDRIQTSLETAEQMGMKVNFIEMAEERSHPNTAIINMRDADKEISVEGVSIGGGKIEVVAINGFNIAISGNYPALLVFHKDTFGTIGRVANILGDSSINVGSMQVSRKEKGDQALMTCELDESVTDEIIDKIKNVEGVVTVSLMGDA encoded by the coding sequence ATGAAATATAAAACAGTTTTCGATATTATAGGACCTACAATGGTGGGGCCGTCTTCATCTCATACTGCTGGTGCAGTAAGAATTGGATTAGTAGCAAAAGATTTGTTTAATCAATTGCCAAAACAAGCTGATATCTATCTTTACGGTTCGTTTATGGAAACATACAAAGGACATGGTACAGATGTAGCACTTGTTGGTGGTTTACTAGGTTATGATACAGATGATGACCGTATACAAACAAGCTTAGAAACGGCTGAGCAAATGGGAATGAAAGTGAATTTTATAGAAATGGCTGAAGAAAGATCACATCCTAACACTGCTATTATTAATATGAGAGATGCGGATAAAGAAATTTCTGTTGAAGGTGTTTCTATAGGTGGCGGCAAAATAGAGGTAGTTGCGATTAATGGATTTAATATTGCGATTAGCGGTAATTATCCAGCACTGCTTGTTTTTCATAAAGATACTTTCGGCACAATTGGTCGTGTAGCAAATATTTTAGGTGATTCTAGTATTAATGTTGGTAGTATGCAAGTTTCTAGAAAAGAAAAGGGCGACCAAGCATTAATGACTTGTGAGTTAGATGAATCTGTGACAGATGAGATTATAGATAAAATTAAAAACGTCGAAGGTGTAGTGACAGTTTCACTCATGGGCGACGCCTAA
- the fapR gene encoding transcription factor FapR, with product MKLKKQERREAIKKEIEKNPFITDLDLSTLFSVSIQTIRLDRTYLDIPELRKRIKSVARKNYESIRSIDGSEIIGDVINVQPDQLATSIIDIDEDSVFTRNKIARGHVLFAQANSLCVALIHKPVVLTQESNVAFLKTVKLNDTVRADAQTIEITSKYYMIKVNSYVKDTLVFRGTFKMYYTSEDEQDG from the coding sequence ATGAAGTTAAAAAAACAAGAACGACGCGAAGCAATTAAAAAAGAGATTGAAAAAAACCCCTTTATTACAGATTTGGATTTGAGTACACTTTTTTCAGTGAGTATTCAAACTATTAGGTTAGATCGTACATACTTAGATATTCCAGAACTAAGAAAACGAATTAAATCCGTAGCAAGAAAAAATTATGAAAGTATTCGATCCATTGATGGTAGTGAAATCATAGGCGATGTAATAAATGTTCAGCCTGATCAACTCGCAACTTCAATTATAGATATTGATGAAGATTCTGTATTTACTAGAAATAAAATTGCCAGAGGACATGTACTTTTTGCACAAGCGAATTCACTGTGTGTAGCGCTTATACATAAACCTGTTGTGTTAACTCAGGAAAGTAATGTAGCATTTTTAAAAACAGTGAAATTAAATGATACAGTACGTGCTGACGCACAAACGATTGAAATTACAAGTAAATATTATATGATAAAAGTAAATTCGTATGTCAAAGATACTTTGGTATTTAGAGGTACATTCAAAATGTATTATACAAGTGAGGATGAACAAGATGGTTAA
- a CDS encoding acyl carrier protein: MENFDKVKDIIVDRLGVDAEKVTKEASFKDDLGADSLDIAELVMELEDEFGTEIPDEEAEKINTVGDAVNFINSIEK; encoded by the coding sequence GTGGAAAACTTCGACAAAGTAAAAGATATCATCGTTGACCGTTTAGGTGTTGACGCTGAAAAAGTAACTAAAGAGGCATCTTTCAAAGATGATTTAGGCGCTGACTCACTTGATATTGCTGAATTAGTTATGGAATTAGAAGACGAATTTGGTACTGAAATTCCTGATGAAGAAGCTGAAAAAATCAACACTGTTGGTGACGCAGTAAACTTTATTAATAGTATCGAAAAATAA
- the plsX gene encoding phosphate acyltransferase PlsX, with translation MVKIAIDMMGGDDAPEIVLEAVEKAVNDFKDLEIILFGDQTKCTLKHGRVEVRHCTEEITMDDEPVRAIKRKKDSSMARMAEVVKAGEADGCVSAGNTGALMSAGLFIVGRIKGVERPALVLTLPTISGKGFVFMDVGANADAKPEHLLQYAQLGNIYAQKIRGVEQPSVGLLNIGTEAAKGNTLTKKAFSLMDEQNVFNFTGNVEAKGLMDDAADVVVTDGYTGNMILKNLEGVAKAMGKMLKTTLLSSFKNKIAAFVLRKDLNGLMSKMDYAEYGGSVLLGLNGIVVKAHGSSSAKAFYSAIRQAKIAGEQNIVETMRETVGKVNE, from the coding sequence ATGGTTAAAATAGCGATTGATATGATGGGTGGAGACGATGCACCTGAAATCGTTTTAGAAGCTGTTGAAAAAGCTGTGAATGATTTTAAAGATTTAGAAATAATTTTATTTGGTGATCAAACTAAATGCACACTCAAACATGGTCGTGTAGAAGTACGTCATTGTACAGAAGAAATTACGATGGACGATGAACCAGTTAGAGCGATTAAACGTAAAAAAGATAGCTCAATGGCACGTATGGCTGAAGTAGTTAAAGCTGGTGAAGCAGATGGTTGTGTATCTGCAGGAAATACAGGTGCATTGATGTCTGCTGGTTTGTTTATAGTAGGACGTATTAAGGGTGTTGAGCGTCCCGCATTAGTCCTCACTTTGCCAACAATTTCTGGAAAAGGATTTGTGTTTATGGATGTAGGTGCTAATGCAGACGCCAAGCCGGAACACTTATTACAATACGCCCAATTAGGCAATATTTATGCCCAAAAAATCAGGGGCGTTGAACAGCCTTCAGTAGGTTTGTTGAATATTGGTACAGAGGCAGCTAAAGGTAACACGTTAACTAAAAAAGCATTTAGTTTGATGGACGAACAAAATGTCTTCAATTTCACAGGAAATGTAGAAGCAAAAGGCTTAATGGACGACGCAGCTGATGTTGTAGTTACAGACGGATATACTGGTAATATGATTCTTAAAAATTTAGAAGGTGTTGCAAAAGCGATGGGTAAAATGCTTAAAACAACGCTTCTAAGTAGTTTCAAGAATAAAATTGCCGCATTTGTATTACGTAAAGACTTAAATGGTTTAATGTCAAAAATGGATTATGCAGAATATGGTGGCTCGGTATTATTAGGATTGAATGGCATTGTAGTAAAAGCACATGGTAGTTCTAGTGCGAAAGCTTTTTATTCAGCAATCCGTCAAGCTAAAATAGCGGGAGAACAAAATATTGTGGAAACTATGAGAGAAACGGTGGGTAAAGTAAATGAGTAA
- a CDS encoding M4 family metallopeptidase, with product MKKVLSTTLLSCSLLAFTTSYAHAQESNSIKPESLESSNTPTINNNADVEQFLQNNAQSLVNQSSKTKQETINKEAFKQYNVIDKQQDKTGVTHYALKPKVNDVTSEGTTIKVHVNNKGNVTLINGNVDKPYIKVENEAKLSSANAENKAFEAIGKAKSDVKNIKSYPVVSKNNLDINSDKQRLVYDIELNYISPKAAHWKIQVDATTGEILTKQNVIKNATTEGKGTGVNGDEKQPLSVTKANGSYSLLDTSQDAVIETKTANETTNAYSPITNDSNNFNKEDQRAGVDAHYYAKEVYNYFLNKHDRNSYDNNGGDIDSVVHYDKSFNNAAWTGQYMIYGDGDGQTFKALSGANDIVAHELTHAVTERTAGLEYSHQSGALNESFSDVFGYFVDSDDWLLGEDVYTPNKDGDALRSLKNPEQYNQPAHMNQYLQGSQDSGGVHTNSGIPNKAAYLTINAIGQEKAEQIYYLALTQYLTPNAQFSDAKASLKEASNHLYGTNSETSKAIEKAWTDVGVN from the coding sequence ATGAAAAAAGTATTATCAACTACATTACTGTCATGTTCATTATTAGCCTTTACTACAAGCTATGCTCATGCACAAGAAAGTAATAGTATTAAACCTGAAAGTTTAGAATCATCAAATACCCCTACGATTAATAATAATGCAGATGTAGAACAATTTTTACAAAATAATGCACAATCTCTTGTTAATCAATCATCCAAGACCAAGCAAGAAACTATAAATAAAGAAGCTTTCAAACAATACAACGTAATAGATAAGCAACAAGATAAAACTGGTGTCACACATTACGCATTGAAACCAAAGGTAAACGACGTTACATCAGAAGGCACAACAATTAAAGTACATGTCAATAATAAAGGTAATGTAACATTAATAAATGGTAATGTAGATAAACCATACATAAAGGTAGAGAATGAAGCTAAATTATCTTCTGCTAACGCTGAAAATAAAGCTTTTGAAGCTATAGGTAAAGCAAAGTCTGATGTAAAAAATATAAAAAGCTATCCTGTAGTCAGTAAAAATAACCTTGATATAAATAGTGATAAACAAAGACTTGTTTATGATATCGAACTTAATTACATTTCCCCTAAAGCAGCACATTGGAAAATTCAAGTTGACGCTACTACTGGTGAAATATTAACAAAACAAAACGTTATCAAAAATGCAACAACTGAAGGTAAAGGAACAGGCGTTAATGGAGATGAAAAACAACCTTTAAGCGTTACAAAAGCAAATGGTTCATATTCATTACTCGATACTTCTCAAGATGCAGTTATAGAAACTAAAACTGCAAATGAGACCACAAATGCCTATTCACCTATTACAAATGACAGCAATAATTTCAATAAAGAAGATCAGCGCGCTGGTGTAGACGCTCATTACTACGCAAAAGAAGTCTATAACTATTTCCTCAATAAACATGATAGAAACAGTTATGATAATAACGGCGGTGACATTGATTCGGTAGTCCATTATGACAAAAGCTTTAATAACGCTGCTTGGACCGGTCAGTATATGATTTATGGTGACGGAGACGGCCAGACGTTTAAAGCATTGTCAGGTGCGAATGATATCGTCGCCCATGAGCTCACGCATGCAGTAACAGAACGAACTGCTGGTTTAGAGTATAGTCATCAGTCGGGTGCATTAAACGAATCTTTCTCTGACGTTTTTGGTTATTTTGTTGATTCAGACGATTGGTTACTAGGTGAAGATGTATATACACCAAATAAAGATGGCGATGCATTAAGAAGTTTAAAAAATCCAGAACAGTATAACCAACCTGCCCATATGAATCAATATTTACAAGGTAGCCAAGATAGTGGTGGGGTTCATACCAATAGTGGCATTCCTAACAAAGCTGCATACCTAACAATTAATGCAATTGGCCAAGAAAAAGCTGAACAAATTTATTATTTAGCACTCACACAGTACTTAACACCAAACGCCCAATTTTCTGATGCAAAAGCATCATTAAAAGAAGCTTCTAACCACCTTTATGGTACGAATAGCGAAACATCTAAAGCAATTGAAAAAGCTTGGACTGACGTAGGTGTTAATTAA
- the rnc gene encoding ribonuclease III has translation MSNYKKIEMVKAFEKKFAQKMQELDLNFKQIELYQQAFSHSSFINDFNMNRLEHNERLEFLGDAVLELTVSRYLFDKYPELPEGNLTKMRATIVCEPSLVIFAKKIQINELILLGKGEEKTGGRTRPSLVSDAFEAFVGALYLDQGLESVWKFAEQIIFPYVEDEELDGVVDFKTQFQEFVHKQNKGDVTYRLINEEGPAHHRLFTSEVILENAAVAEGKGKTKKESEQKAAESAYKSMKNKAK, from the coding sequence TTGTCCAATTATAAAAAAATAGAAATGGTTAAAGCATTTGAAAAAAAATTTGCGCAGAAGATGCAAGAATTAGACTTGAATTTTAAACAAATAGAATTATATCAGCAAGCATTTTCGCATTCGAGTTTTATAAATGATTTTAATATGAATCGTTTAGAGCATAATGAACGATTAGAATTTTTAGGAGATGCGGTATTAGAATTGACGGTTTCACGTTATTTATTTGATAAATATCCAGAATTGCCAGAGGGTAATTTAACAAAAATGCGTGCAACAATTGTTTGTGAGCCTTCACTTGTAATATTTGCGAAAAAAATTCAAATCAATGAACTTATCTTGTTAGGTAAAGGTGAAGAGAAAACAGGTGGCAGAACTCGTCCTTCACTCGTATCAGATGCATTTGAAGCATTTGTAGGTGCGTTATATTTAGACCAAGGCTTAGAATCTGTGTGGAAATTTGCAGAACAAATTATTTTTCCGTATGTCGAAGATGAAGAACTTGATGGTGTTGTAGACTTTAAAACCCAATTTCAAGAATTTGTCCATAAACAAAATAAAGGTGATGTCACTTATCGTTTAATCAATGAAGAAGGACCAGCGCATCATCGTCTATTTACTTCTGAAGTGATATTAGAAAATGCTGCAGTAGCAGAGGGTAAAGGGAAGACTAAAAAAGAATCCGAACAAAAAGCAGCAGAAAGTGCATATAAATCAATGAAAAACAAAGCTAAATAA
- the fabD gene encoding ACP S-malonyltransferase produces the protein MSKTAIIFPGQGSQKVGMANDLFNQNDAATTILNQAQAQMDFDILETMFSDEENKLGQTENTQPALLTHSSALLQALNNLNADYTMGHSLGEYVSLVASGVLKFDDAVQIVRKRGQLMAVAFPDGVGSMAAVLGLDFDDVNAICQKLSTDEEIIEPANINSPGQIVVSGHKTLIDKLVAEGKSLGAKRVLPLAVSGPFHSSMMQVIKDDFAEYVEQFDWNDAQFPVVQNVHAKGETDANVIKDNMIKQLYSPVQFIDSTQWLIDQGVDHFIEIGPGKVLSGLIKKINRDVKITSIQTLEDMKAWNEND, from the coding sequence ATGAGTAAAACTGCGATTATCTTCCCAGGCCAAGGATCACAAAAAGTCGGGATGGCAAATGATTTATTTAATCAAAATGATGCTGCAACAACGATTCTTAATCAAGCACAAGCACAAATGGATTTTGATATTTTAGAAACAATGTTTTCAGATGAAGAAAATAAATTAGGTCAAACAGAAAATACACAACCGGCGTTGCTCACACATAGCTCAGCTTTATTACAAGCACTTAATAATCTAAATGCTGATTATACAATGGGCCATAGTTTAGGTGAATATGTGAGTCTAGTAGCGAGTGGTGTATTGAAATTTGATGATGCAGTTCAAATTGTTCGTAAGCGTGGACAACTGATGGCCGTCGCTTTTCCTGATGGTGTTGGAAGTATGGCAGCAGTATTAGGTTTGGATTTTGATGATGTTAATGCAATATGTCAAAAACTTTCAACAGATGAAGAAATTATTGAACCAGCAAATATAAATTCTCCTGGACAAATCGTTGTCTCTGGACACAAAACATTAATAGATAAATTAGTGGCAGAAGGCAAATCATTAGGTGCGAAACGTGTCCTACCACTTGCTGTATCTGGCCCATTTCATTCATCTATGATGCAGGTGATCAAAGACGATTTTGCTGAGTATGTTGAACAATTTGACTGGAATGATGCACAATTCCCTGTAGTTCAAAATGTGCATGCAAAAGGTGAAACAGATGCCAATGTAATTAAGGATAATATGATTAAACAATTATATTCACCAGTACAATTCATTGATTCAACGCAATGGTTAATTGATCAAGGTGTAGATCACTTTATTGAAATTGGTCCTGGTAAAGTACTTTCAGGTTTAATTAAAAAGATAAATAGAGATGTGAAAATAACTTCGATTCAAACATTAGAAGATATGAAAGCGTGGAATGAAAATGACTAA
- the sdaAA gene encoding L-serine ammonia-lyase, iron-sulfur-dependent, subunit alpha, with protein MFKSVKELVEKCETENKKIHEIMLEQEMEVTGLSEADIYAGMDKNLQTMENALDEGLEGVTSTTGLTGGDAVLIKNYLKTGKSLSGPTLLDAVSKAVATNEVNAAMGKICATPTAGSAGVVPGVLFGLKPRLEPTRKDMLNFLLTSGAFGFVVANNASISGAAGGCQAEVGSAAAMAAGATVELAGGTPQQSAEAFAICLKNMLGLVCDPVAGLVEVPCVKRNAAGASNAIVSADMALAGVTSRIPTDEVIEAMYKIGQTMPSALRETGRGGLAGTPTGQRLKQEIFGD; from the coding sequence ATGTTTAAAAGTGTGAAAGAATTAGTAGAAAAATGCGAAACAGAAAATAAAAAAATTCATGAAATCATGCTCGAGCAAGAAATGGAAGTTACTGGCTTATCTGAAGCTGATATTTATGCCGGTATGGATAAAAACTTACAAACGATGGAAAATGCACTTGATGAAGGTTTAGAAGGGGTAACTTCAACTACCGGATTAACTGGTGGAGATGCTGTGTTAATCAAAAATTATTTGAAGACAGGTAAATCATTATCTGGCCCAACTTTATTGGATGCAGTGAGTAAAGCAGTTGCGACAAACGAAGTCAACGCAGCAATGGGTAAAATTTGTGCAACTCCTACTGCCGGATCTGCAGGTGTAGTACCAGGCGTATTATTTGGACTCAAACCACGCCTTGAACCTACTAGAAAAGATATGCTGAACTTTTTACTTACCTCAGGAGCATTTGGTTTTGTAGTTGCCAACAATGCATCAATTTCAGGTGCGGCAGGCGGTTGTCAGGCAGAAGTTGGTTCTGCTGCAGCGATGGCAGCTGGTGCAACCGTGGAACTTGCTGGCGGAACACCACAACAATCGGCTGAAGCTTTTGCAATTTGTTTGAAGAATATGCTAGGTTTAGTATGTGACCCAGTAGCTGGCTTAGTCGAAGTGCCTTGCGTGAAGAGAAATGCTGCAGGCGCATCAAACGCAATTGTCTCTGCTGATATGGCTTTAGCAGGTGTAACTTCAAGAATCCCTACAGATGAAGTGATTGAAGCAATGTACAAGATCGGCCAAACAATGCCATCAGCATTGCGTGAAACTGGTCGTGGAGGTTTAGCTGGTACACCAACAGGTCAGCGTCTAAAACAAGAAATATTTGGTGATTAA
- the recG gene encoding ATP-dependent DNA helicase RecG has product MSKVNLIDSPFPLSQIKGLGPKRLSVLNELNIHTVEDLILYLPTRYEDNTVIDLNTAEDQATVTVVGEVYSTPTVAFFGRNKSKLTVHIMVNNIAVKCTFFNQPYLKKKIELHGTVTVKGKWNRSKQEINGSRMFFNQQESQNSQFEPVYRVKEGIKQKPLRDMIRQSLGEVTIHEWLSDELRQKYKLESLENTIKALHFATDKSSLLKARRTYAFTELFMFELRMQWLNRLEKTSDEAIEVDYNINLVKYFIDSLPFELTDAQKHSVNEIFRDLKAPIRMHRLLQGDVGSGKTVVAAICMYALKTAGFQSALMVPTEILAEQHAESLVEIFGDRMNVALLTGSVKGKKRKLLLEQLQNNEIDCIIGTHALIQDDVVFNNVGLVITDEQHRFGVNQRQLLREKGAMTNVLFMTATPIPRTLAISVFGEMDVSSIKQLPKGRKPIITSWSKHEAYESVLNQMTSELKKGRQAYVICPLIESSEHLEDVQNVVELYESLQIYYGSEKVGLLHGKLHSEEKDRVMQQFSNHEIDVLVSTTVVEVGVNVPNATFMMIYDADRFGLSTLHQLRGRVGRSEEQSYCVLIASPKTETGIERMNIMTQTTDGFELSERDLEMRGPGDFFGVKQSGLPDFLVANVVEDYKMLEVARDEAAELIQSGVFFESQYQMLRTFVEENLLYMSFD; this is encoded by the coding sequence ATGTCAAAAGTCAATTTAATAGATAGTCCTTTTCCTTTATCACAGATAAAAGGACTGGGGCCAAAAAGGTTGTCCGTATTAAATGAATTAAATATCCATACTGTTGAGGATTTAATTTTATATTTACCAACCCGTTACGAAGATAATACAGTAATTGACTTGAATACGGCCGAAGATCAAGCGACAGTGACAGTGGTAGGAGAAGTATATTCGACACCTACTGTCGCTTTTTTTGGTCGTAATAAATCTAAGTTAACCGTACATATCATGGTCAATAATATTGCTGTAAAATGCACTTTTTTCAACCAACCTTATTTAAAAAAGAAAATTGAATTGCATGGTACGGTTACGGTAAAAGGTAAATGGAATAGAAGTAAGCAAGAGATAAATGGCAGTAGGATGTTCTTCAATCAACAAGAGTCTCAAAACTCACAATTTGAACCTGTTTATCGTGTTAAAGAAGGCATTAAACAAAAACCATTGAGAGATATGATTCGACAATCATTGGGAGAAGTCACAATACATGAATGGCTCTCTGATGAATTGAGACAAAAATATAAATTAGAGTCATTAGAGAATACGATTAAGGCGTTGCATTTTGCGACAGATAAGTCATCTTTGTTAAAAGCACGTAGAACGTATGCTTTTACAGAATTATTTATGTTTGAATTACGAATGCAATGGTTAAACCGCTTAGAAAAAACATCAGATGAAGCGATTGAAGTAGATTATAATATCAATTTAGTGAAATATTTCATTGATAGTCTTCCTTTTGAACTCACTGATGCGCAAAAACATAGTGTAAATGAAATATTCAGAGACTTGAAAGCACCAATAAGAATGCATCGTCTCTTACAAGGTGACGTAGGTTCAGGTAAAACTGTCGTAGCAGCAATCTGTATGTATGCACTGAAAACTGCGGGATTTCAATCAGCATTGATGGTGCCTACTGAAATATTAGCGGAACAGCATGCAGAAAGTTTAGTTGAAATTTTCGGTGACAGGATGAATGTGGCGTTACTTACAGGTTCAGTGAAAGGTAAAAAGAGAAAGCTGTTGTTAGAACAACTACAAAATAATGAAATTGATTGTATTATCGGCACACACGCCTTAATACAAGATGATGTAGTATTTAATAATGTTGGTTTAGTGATTACAGATGAGCAACATCGTTTTGGTGTGAATCAACGTCAATTGTTGAGAGAAAAAGGTGCGATGACTAACGTCCTCTTCATGACTGCTACACCCATTCCACGAACATTAGCTATATCCGTTTTTGGAGAAATGGATGTGTCATCCATTAAACAATTACCAAAAGGCAGAAAGCCGATTATTACTTCATGGTCCAAACATGAAGCCTATGAAAGTGTACTCAATCAAATGACTTCGGAATTAAAAAAAGGTAGGCAGGCATATGTAATTTGTCCTCTAATTGAAAGTTCTGAGCATTTAGAAGACGTACAGAACGTTGTTGAGTTATATGAATCGCTACAGATATATTATGGTTCTGAAAAAGTAGGACTACTACATGGTAAGTTGCATTCAGAAGAAAAAGATAGAGTAATGCAGCAATTTAGTAATCACGAAATAGACGTTTTAGTATCAACTACCGTTGTAGAAGTAGGGGTTAACGTACCTAATGCAACGTTCATGATGATTTATGATGCTGATCGTTTCGGTTTATCTACATTACATCAATTAAGAGGGCGTGTAGGTAGAAGTGAAGAGCAAAGTTATTGTGTACTCATTGCTTCACCGAAAACAGAAACGGGTATTGAACGAATGAATATTATGACGCAAACGACAGATGGTTTTGAATTAAGTGAACGTGATTTAGAAATGAGGGGTCCAGGTGATTTCTTTGGTGTGAAACAAAGTGGTTTGCCTGACTTCTTAGTCGCAAATGTTGTTGAAGATTATAAAATGTTAGAAGTAGCAAGAGATGAAGCGGCTGAATTAATTCAGTCTGGTGTCTTTTTCGAATCACAATATCAAATGTTGAGAACATTTGTAGAAGAAAACTTATTATATATGAGTTTTGATTAA
- the fabG gene encoding 3-oxoacyl-[acyl-carrier-protein] reductase, protein MTKSALVTGASRGIGRSIAIQLAEEGYNVAVNFSGNKEKADAVVEEIKAIGVESFAIQANVANGDEVKAMIKAVVSEFGSVDVLVNNAGITRDNLLMRMKEQEWDDVIDTNLKGVFNCIQKVTPQMLRQKSGAIINLSSVVGAMGNPGQANYVATKAGVIGLTKSSARELASRNITVNAVAPGFIVSDMTDALSDELKAKMLEQIPLAKFGKDQDISHTVAFLASDKAKYITGQTIHVNGGMYM, encoded by the coding sequence ATGACTAAAAGTGCATTAGTAACTGGTGCTTCGAGAGGTATAGGACGTAGTATAGCGATACAATTGGCAGAAGAAGGATACAATGTTGCTGTGAATTTTTCGGGAAACAAAGAAAAAGCGGATGCTGTTGTTGAAGAAATTAAAGCGATAGGCGTTGAAAGTTTTGCTATTCAAGCAAATGTTGCAAATGGTGATGAAGTAAAAGCAATGATTAAAGCGGTTGTTAGCGAATTTGGTTCTGTTGATGTCCTTGTTAATAACGCAGGTATTACGCGTGATAATTTGCTTATGCGTATGAAAGAGCAAGAATGGGATGACGTAATTGATACAAACTTAAAAGGCGTTTTCAACTGTATTCAAAAAGTGACACCACAAATGCTAAGACAAAAGAGTGGTGCAATTATTAATTTATCAAGTGTTGTTGGAGCTATGGGTAATCCAGGGCAAGCAAACTATGTTGCGACTAAAGCTGGTGTAATTGGTTTAACGAAATCATCAGCACGTGAACTGGCTTCAAGAAACATCACAGTAAATGCTGTTGCACCAGGTTTTATTGTTTCTGATATGACTGATGCTTTAAGTGATGAGCTTAAAGCAAAAATGTTAGAACAAATCCCATTAGCTAAATTCGGGAAAGACCAAGATATTTCTCATACTGTAGCATTTTTAGCTTCAGACAAAGCGAAGTATATTACGGGTCAAACAATACATGTCAATGGTGGTATGTATATGTAA